The genomic region CGATGAGCACGCTCAGTCTTCGGCTTCCGGAATCGCTGCATCGCCGCGTGAAGGAGCTGGCGTTGCAGGAGGGGATCTCGATCAACCAGTTCATCGCGACGGCCGTGGCGGAGAAGATGGCGGCGCTGATGACGGAAGATTACCTGCAGGAGCGGGCCCGCCGCGGAAGCCGCGCGAAGTACGAGGCCGCGCTCGCGCAGGTCCCCGCGGTAGATCCAGAGGAATTCGACCGGCGGCCCTGAATACAAGCCGATAAAGTGGAGGGGCGCTCCGGATAGGGCGCCCCTTCGTGTTTCGTGGACGCGCAGGGCCGGCAACCGGATCAGGCGTTGGCGGTCGCGATCCCGACGGAGGAATCCATCTCCTGCGTGTGCGGCGCGGCGATCCAGGCGGCCAGCTCGCTGGGATGGAGGTCCCGAACCTCCCGATGGCGGTCCACTGCATCGGCGATCCTGCGCGTGATCCTCACCTGGCCCATCACGATCCCGGCGGCGCCCCTGGAGGACGGCTCGACCTCGTCGCGGGGGCGCACGATCCCGCTGCGGCGCAGCATCCGCTCCACCGCCTCGCCGACGCGCCCCACGGCCCCGCGCTGCCGCGTAGCCCGGCGGACCCATTCGGCCCGTTCGGGATGGAGCGCCATCCCCGCGGCCGCGTGCTCCAGCTCGCGCACCGCGAGGGCGGCCGTGCGCTGCGCCGTTGCGGGGACGTAGAACTCCCGCGCAAACCGCACGTACGCGCCGCCCGGGATCTGCTCCACCGTGGCCAGCGCGGACGAGAGCCCGCCGGCCAGCCGCAGCAGCGAGTCGCGCGGAACCACGGCGTTCAGGAAGCGGTTGCACGCGTTCGGCTCGCCGCCGCGCCCGGCCAGGAGCGCGGACGCGCCGCCCAGCCCGGCGCCGCTGACGCGGGCCCACAGGGCGGGAAAGCAGCCGCCGGGATCGTCGCGCCCGTGCGCCTGGGCGGCGTGGTCGCGCAGGTGCCGCTCGCACACCAGCGCGCCGCAGCCGCAGCCGCAGACCTCGCCGTGGAAGTCGCCGTCGAAGCGCCCCGACGGCGGCGTGCAGATCTCCAGCGTGCATCCGGCGTAGCCGCAGCTCCCCTTTTCCTCGGTGGAGATGCCTTCCTGCCAGCAGTAGAAGCACGACATGGCGCCTCCTTCAGGGTTGCAGCGCGGCCTCGATGCGCTCGCGCGCCTCCTCGGCCAGGCCGCGGCGCCGCACCGGGTCCGGCTCGGCGCGCGCGGCGCGGTTGAACCGGCCCAGCACCTCGTACACGCCGCGCATCCGGTCGCCGTACGCGTGGCCCTCGCCGTCGCGGAGATACGCGGCGAGGGCGGGGTCCGCCAGCACGGCCTGCATCCCCGCCAGCGTGAGCTGCAGCGGCTTCTCGCCCTGCTGCGGCGGGGCGGCGATGTAGGCGCGCAGCGCGTCCGCGTTCTTCTGCACCTCGGCGGTCAGGCTGCCGAACACCTTCTTCTCCATCTCCATGCGCCCGGCCGCGCGCTCCTCCTCCATCTCCATCCGCCGCTTCTCGCGCTCGCCCTTCTGCTGGCGGCCGAGCTGGATGAGGTTGGCCGCGACGCCGAAGAGGAAGCCGAGCACCGCCGTGACCAGGGCGAGCAGGAGGTCGGAGGAGATGAACGGCTCGGACGCGGTGGCGGCGTCGCTGACCAGCGACCGCGTGCGCCAGGTTCCGTCCGGCTGCAGGGCGCGAACGGTGGCCGCCAGCCGCAGCGCCCCCGTACGGCCGGCGCGGACGCACAGGGCCAGCGGCTCGTCGCCGCGCACGGTTGAATTCCACTCCAGCACGGCGCGCGCGTCCCGCGGCGGGCGGCCGCACCCCTCCGCGGCGCCGCGCCACCACAGCAGCCCCGCGGGGAGCGCGGCCAGCGACCCCGAGACCGCGAGCGCCTGAACGGTGTCGGGCGCGGAGAGCACCAGCAGCGCGGGAATCGCGTCGCCCGTGCGCACCGACGACGTGGCCAGGACGATCTGGCCGGTGGGGAGCGGCGCGGCGGTGGACTGGAAGACGAGGAGCGCGGCGGCGAGCGTGGTCATTCGGCGGCCTGGCGGGAAGGTGAGACGGCCCACCCCGACGCCAAGATAGGAGCGGAAACAGGTGCGGCCAAGCCGCCAGGCGACGCCCCGGCATCGGCATCGTCCGCATCACCGGTTCGCGGGAGCGGAGATGAACGGCGCGAGGCGCCCCGAACCTCGAGGCGCCTCGCGTCGTCCATCCCGACGATCCATCACCCGCTGATCATCTCCCCGAGATGGGGACGTTGAAGCCGGCCGTCATGCGGAAGGCCTGGAAGTCGCCGGTAAAGGTCCAGCGCGCCTCGGCGAACGGGCGCAGCGCGCTGCCGTTGATGCGGCCGCCGTCGATGCCGGCCAGCAGGTTGAAGCCGGCCTTCGTCTCGTCGCTCAGGTCGCCGTCGAAGTCGCGGCGCAGGAAGGCCGCGCCCCCGCCGCCGTACAGGCCGCCCAGCTGGTACGGCTTGATCAGCGCGTCGATGTTCGCCTGCCACTGCGCCGCGCCGTCGCGGTCGCCGAAGAACACGTCGAAGCTGGGCGCCAGCGCGATGGCCGCGCCCGGAAGCGGCACCGGGATGCGCGCCTGCGTTCCCACGCTCCCCTGGTCGTCGCGGAAGTCGGCCCCGCCGCGGATGCCGAACTCCACCGGCGCGCCGTTCCAGCCGTGGTCGCGGCGGCGCGGCCCGCGATCGTGGTCGCGGTCCCGCTCGCGCTCGCAGACGACCACGCGGCCGCCTTCGTAGCGGCGGCAGCGCTGCGCGTTCAGCGAGCCCGCGGTGAACACCAGCAGTGCGGCAAGTCCCAACGAGATGCGGCGCATGGACACTCCCTTCGTTGCCGGAAAACGGGGACACGCGCCCCCCGCGCGCGCCCACCCCCGGTCTGATGCCCCGTCGCCGCGGATGGTTGTAAGCCGCTTGCGCCCGCCGCCCCGCACCCCGAATCTCCTGTCCGTCGCTCTCGCACTCTCGCACCCTCGCACCCTCGCACCTCCCCTGCTCCTCCTCTACCTCGCCGCCGGGGGCGTCGCCGGCACGCTGGCGCGCTACGGCCTGGGCAAGTGGATCCCCACCTGGGCGGGGACGGACTTTCCCTGGCATACGCTGATCATCAACCTGGCCGGCTCGTTCGTGCTGGGCTTCGCCGTGCGCGCGTCGGAGACGATGCCGGTGTCGCCCGAGGTGCGGGGGATGGTCACGATCGGTTTCTGCGGGGCGTTCACCACCTTCAGCACCTTCTCGCTGGAGACGGTCGCGCTGCTGCAGGACGGGCAGTGGGGGCGGGGGATGGCGTACGCGCTGGGGAGCGTGGCCGCGGGGCTCGTCGCCATCCTGGCCGGGATGGCGGCCGCCGGCGCGGCGTTCCGCCCCAGGCTGTGATACCGGAGCTGGCGGCCGTGAGCGCCGATGGCGAGCGGGTCAGCCTCGCGCGGTTTGCGAGGCTTCCCGTGGTTGTTGCTGCGGCTTCAGCCGCCGGTGCGGAAGCCGGCCCCCGACCCGGTTTCCATTCTTTTCGGACAGACGGGAGATGATGGTCCTGAAGCGGGTTTACGCTGTATTGACGGCGGCATTCCTCGGGTGCGTGCCGATGTCGCTGAAGGCGCAGGCGCCGTCCCGCGCGGAGGCGGACTCGCTGGCGCTGCGGGCGGCGGGGCGCGGGCCGCAGTGGGCGGAGATCATGGTGATGGGCGGAACGGGGATGTACGTGGACACCGTGCACATCCGCCGCACCCCCGAGGCGATGCACCTGACGCTGCGCTGGGAGTACGCCGAGCCGATGTCGCTGGGCCCCGGCAGGCCCTACTACGGCGCCGAGATCGTGGAAGACCTGGACTGCGACCACGGCCGCGCGCGCGACCTGGAGGTGAGCGCGCTGGACCGGAACGGCAGGGTCTTCAAGACGGAGGCATATCCGCACCAGGAGTGGAAGACCTTCCAGGAGCACGCGTTCCTGTCCAGCATCGGCCGCCCGCTCTGCCTGCGCATCGGCACGATCCTGATGTTCAAGCAATGACCTGGCACCCACACCCTGCCCCCCCGACGATGAGACTCCGCATCCCCGCCCTCGCGGGCGCCGCCGCGCTCGCCTGCCTGGCCGCACCCGCCCGCGCGCAGGCGCCCGCCGGCCTGCTCCTCCCCGCGCAGGCGCGTCTCGCCGACGCGCGCATGCGGCCGCTCGCGCTGCGCCCCGCGGCCGATCCCGCGCGTGAGCTGGCGACGCGGATGCAGCCGCGCCCGCCGCACCTGTACTACTCGATCCCCCTCTCCGCGGCGATGGCGTTCGCGGGGGCGGCGGTGGGGTACGGCGTGGGGTTCGTGGGGCTGGACTGCAGCGACGAGGGCCGCGACTGCGGCAACGGACCGGACAACGCCGAGTACATGACCGCGTTCGCGGGTCTCGCGCTGGGCGCCGCGACCGGCGCGCACCTGGGCGGGCTGACGCACGACAGCAAGGGGAGCTTCCCGGCCACGCTGGCCGGCGCCGCCGTCGGCGCGCTCCCCATCCTGCTGACCGACCCCGAGGGCGACGTGGACACCGCCTCGATCGTGAGCCTGGTGACGGGCACCGCGGGCGCCGTGATCGTGGACTACGTCGTCCGCCGCCCGCGGCACTGAAGAAGCAGGCCGCACGCAAAGACGCCGGGCCGCGGAGTACACGATCTTCTCCGCGGCCCGGCGTCTCTGCGTGGAACCATCTCCGCTACGGCATCACCGCGCCGCGGTGGAGGCGCGAACGCCGCCGCTGCTGAGGTAGTCGAGCAGGAGCGTGGACATCATGCGGATGCCGATGGGGATGGCGTCGTCGTCGGCCTGGAAGGTGGGCGTGTGGTGGTCGCCCGAGGTGGTGCCCGGCTTCACCGTGCCCAGGCGGTAGAAGAAGCCCGGCACCGCGTTGGAGAAGAAGGCGAAGTCCTCGGCGCCGGTGGTCGGCGGCACGTCGAGCACGTTCTGCGCGCCCATCAACCGCACCATCGTGGGCCGCATCCGGTCCGACAGCTCGCGGTTGTTCACGGTGACCGGCGTCGTCCGCTGGTACTCCATGTCGTACGTCCCGCCGCCGCCCTTCGTCACCCCATCCAGGATCTCGCGCATCCGCCGCTCGATCTCGTCCTGCACGCGCGGGTCGAAGGTGCGCACGGTGCCCATCAGCGTGACGTCCGACGGGATGATGTTGAAGCGCTCGCCGCCGCGAACCATCCCCACCGTCAGCACGCTGGGCTCGAAGGGCGACAGGTTGCGCGAGCGGATGGTCTGCAGCGCCAGGATCGCCTGCGCGGCCATCACC from Longimicrobium sp. harbors:
- a CDS encoding toxin-antitoxin system HicB family antitoxin, which gives rise to MRGSSYVQPAGLRGLRAARHRGDHAGGVPEEDRSLSMSTLSLRLPESLHRRVKELALQEGISINQFIATAVAEKMAALMTEDYLQERARRGSRAKYEAALAQVPAVDPEEFDRRP
- the crcB gene encoding fluoride efflux transporter CrcB — encoded protein: MRPPPRTPNLLSVALALSHPRTLAPPLLLLYLAAGGVAGTLARYGLGKWIPTWAGTDFPWHTLIINLAGSFVLGFAVRASETMPVSPEVRGMVTIGFCGAFTTFSTFSLETVALLQDGQWGRGMAYALGSVAAGLVAILAGMAAAGAAFRPRL
- a CDS encoding surface-adhesin E family protein, translating into MMVLKRVYAVLTAAFLGCVPMSLKAQAPSRAEADSLALRAAGRGPQWAEIMVMGGTGMYVDTVHIRRTPEAMHLTLRWEYAEPMSLGPGRPYYGAEIVEDLDCDHGRARDLEVSALDRNGRVFKTEAYPHQEWKTFQEHAFLSSIGRPLCLRIGTILMFKQ